The window GGTGGTGAGCTGCACCATCCGGCATCCGCGCTCGCGGCACTGGCCGATAGCCCACTGCATCAGCGTGGCACCCAGCCCGCCGCTGCGCTCCGACTGCGCGATGCGCACCGCCTCCACCAGGCCGCGCCATGCTCCCCGGTGCGAAAGGCCCGGCAGAAACGTAAGCTGAAACGTGCCCACCACTTCCCCCGCCCGCTCCACCACGGCCAGCAGCTGGTTGGGATCGCTGTCGATGGCGTGAAACGCGTCCGTGTAGCGCGCATCCAGCGGGATGGTCGGATCTTCGCGCTTTCGGCCCAGCGCGTCGTCCGCAAGCATCGTAATGATGGCGGGAAGGTCGGCCGCAGTAGCGCGGCGGATGACGGGTTCAGTCATGATAGAGCCAGGAGCGATGGGAATTGGCGCGGCATCGACAGCCTCCTACAAGATTGCCGATTGGCCGGTGCTCGCGCGAGGGGACAGCGCGGTGCGGTGCGCCGGGCGACTGTTCGCTCGTTCACCCAGGCTCTGGCGCGGCGGCGGGCAGCCCTCACCCCCCGGCCCCCTCTCCCGCAAGCGGGAGAGGGGGAGACCTCAGCGCGGCATCATGCTTCGGTTTGCGTCCACAATCCCGGGCAGCTGACCCCCTCCATGCGTAACGTGGAGCAATCCGCCACTGGTGCGGAAACTCGAGTTGCTGCAACAACGGCACGAACTTTCCCCGCCCCTCCTGACTCGCACTGACGCACCCCGCACCCAGCACTCACGCACTTCCCTCAGTTCGAACGTCCGTGCGGCGTCTTGTTTTCCGGCGGGACGTCCGGCATTTTCACGGCTTGGCCGCCCGCCGGCGCATCCCCGGCGGGCGCAACGACTTCGGGTTGATTCAGGAGAGCTGATGCGCAAGGCGAACACCCTGGTTCCGCTGCAGCCGGTGGAGCGCGACACCATTCCGCGCATCTTCTTCGGCGGCATCGACCGGCACCACCGCGACCAGGCCATGATGTACCGGGCTGGCGGTAAGTGGCTTACGCTGTCGCACGCGGAAATCGAAACGCGCGTCACCCGGCTCGCCGCCGCGCTGTCGGATCTGGGCGTGGGGACGGGGTCGCGCGTCGTCATCCTGTCGGAAAACCGCCCGGAGTGGGCCATCGCCGACTTCGCCGTCACCGGGCTGGGCGCCATCGACGTCCCCATCTACCCCACCCTTCCCGCCAACCAGGTGGAGTACATCGTCCGGGACTGCGGGGCCTCGGTGGTGTTCGTGAGCAACGCGGACCAGGCCGCCAAGATCGCCGAAATCCGCGCCAACCTCCCGGACGTGCAGCACGTAATCGCCTTTGACGGCAAGGGTGAGGGCGTGACACCGCTCGACGACGTCCTCAAGGCCGGCGAAACCGCCATCGCCGCGGGACGCTTCATCGAGTTCCGCGAGCGGGCGCTGGCGCTGGGCCGCGACGAGGTGGCCACCCTCATCTACACCAGCGGCACGACGGGAAATCCCAAGGGGGTGATGCTCACCCACTTCAACCTGGCGTCAAACGTGGCGGGGTGCCTGCAGCACGGGCTGGGCGACATCATCCACCCGGGCGACACGACGCTTTCGTTTCTGCCGCTGTCGCACGTATTTGAGCGGATGGTGGACTACCTGTACTGGGACGTCGGCACCTGCACCGCCTACACCAGCGTGGACACCGTGGCCGACGACCTGGGCGAGGTGCGCCCCATGATCGCCGTCTCCGTTCCGCGCCTGTTCGAAAAAATCTACAGCAAGGTGGTGAGCGCCACGGGAATCAAGGCGCACATCGTCAGCTGGGCCAAGGGCGTGGGGCTGCGCGTAGCGGACCTGCGGGTGCAGGGGCGCAGGCCGTCCGGGCTGCTGGGCGTGCAGTACGGGATCGCCGACAAGCTGGTGTTCAGCAAGCTGCGCGAGCGCACGGGCGGGCGGCTGCGCAGCTTCGTCAGCGGCGGCGCGCCGCTGAGCCCGGAGATCGCGCGCTTCTTTCTGGGCGCCGGCCTTCCCGTCTACGAGGGATACGGGCTGACCGAAACGTCTCCCGTCATCGCCGTCAACAAGCCGGACGCCATCCAGGTGGGCAGCGTGGGGCGGCCCATCCCCGGCGTGGAGGTGCGCATCGCGGATGGTTCGGGCGAGATCCTGACCCGCGGGCCGCACGTGATGAAGGGCTACTGGAACAACGACGAGGCCACGCGCGAGGCCGTGGACGCCGACGGCTGGTTCCACACCGGAGACATCGGCGAGCTGACGGATGACGGGTTTCTGCGGATTACGGACCGGCTCAAGAACATCATCGTGACGGCGGGCGGCAAGAACGTGGCGCCCGCGCCCATGGAGAACGTCGCGGTGATGTCGCCTTATGTGAGCCAGGCGGTGATCATCGGCGACCGGCGCGCGTTCCCCGTCATCCTGGTGGTCCCCGAGTGGGAGAACCTGCGCCCCTGGGCCGCGCAGCAGGGGATCACGGCGACAGACGTGGATGCGCTGGCCGCGGAGCCGCGCGTGCGCGAGTTTCTGGAAAAGGAGGCGCTGGGCGGATTGGCGGAATACGCCAAGTACGAGCGTCCCAAGAAGGTCGCCGTGATCGCGCACGAGTTCACGATCGACAACGGGATGCTGACGCCCACGCTCAAGGTGCGGCGCAAGGCGGTGGAAAAGGAGTATGCGGCCGTGATCGAGGAGCTGTACGCTGGGAGCAGCGCCGGCAAGGTGTGATGGCGATCGCGGGGGGATGATCAGGAAAGGCCGGGCTCCGCGAGGAGTCCGGCCTTTTTCTCGGGATGATGAGGATGGGCGCGTCCGCCGGCTGTGGCCCTCACCCCGCGTGCTGCGCACGACGACCCTCTCCCACGAACAGATGTGGGAGAGGGAGCACACCCCAGGATCGTGCGGATTGGGAAAGGTTGCTCGTGTCATACGCCCTGCGAGGCCCCTCCCCCGGCCCCCATACGCGCTAACTTATTCGGCTAAGTAGTGATAAGCCAGTTAGTTGCAGCGCTCGTTTTCGTGGCCGCTCACGCAGTCGCCGGCTCAACTC is drawn from Longimicrobium terrae and contains these coding sequences:
- a CDS encoding GNAT family N-acetyltransferase, with the translated sequence MTEPVIRRATAADLPAIITMLADDALGRKREDPTIPLDARYTDAFHAIDSDPNQLLAVVERAGEVVGTFQLTFLPGLSHRGAWRGLVEAVRIAQSERSGGLGATLMQWAIGQCRERGCRMVQLTTDKSRTDAHRFYERLGFRATHEGMKLVL
- a CDS encoding AMP-dependent synthetase/ligase translates to MRKANTLVPLQPVERDTIPRIFFGGIDRHHRDQAMMYRAGGKWLTLSHAEIETRVTRLAAALSDLGVGTGSRVVILSENRPEWAIADFAVTGLGAIDVPIYPTLPANQVEYIVRDCGASVVFVSNADQAAKIAEIRANLPDVQHVIAFDGKGEGVTPLDDVLKAGETAIAAGRFIEFRERALALGRDEVATLIYTSGTTGNPKGVMLTHFNLASNVAGCLQHGLGDIIHPGDTTLSFLPLSHVFERMVDYLYWDVGTCTAYTSVDTVADDLGEVRPMIAVSVPRLFEKIYSKVVSATGIKAHIVSWAKGVGLRVADLRVQGRRPSGLLGVQYGIADKLVFSKLRERTGGRLRSFVSGGAPLSPEIARFFLGAGLPVYEGYGLTETSPVIAVNKPDAIQVGSVGRPIPGVEVRIADGSGEILTRGPHVMKGYWNNDEATREAVDADGWFHTGDIGELTDDGFLRITDRLKNIIVTAGGKNVAPAPMENVAVMSPYVSQAVIIGDRRAFPVILVVPEWENLRPWAAQQGITATDVDALAAEPRVREFLEKEALGGLAEYAKYERPKKVAVIAHEFTIDNGMLTPTLKVRRKAVEKEYAAVIEELYAGSSAGKV